DNA sequence from the Acanthochromis polyacanthus isolate Apoly-LR-REF ecotype Palm Island chromosome 5, KAUST_Apoly_ChrSc, whole genome shotgun sequence genome:
TCAAGTCACTTTAAATCTCCAAAGTTTTTTTGTGAGGGTGTGAGAATATATAAGTGGATGTGGGAATACCAAGTaccttaaaaatctaaaattgaGAACCTTGCAGTCTGGTTCTGTGACGTGCCTCCAGAGAGAATCGAAAGCTAACATGAAGTGCCTtaatatgtggaaaaatatCGTACACTGTTGTTGTTTAAAGGTGCGAGGGAACCGTGTATGTATGTATTAAAGTGAGTGGGAACAGAATCTCCTCTGAAAGTATTCTTCTCTCCTCCTGACTTGTGGTTTTTCACTCTGCATACAGCTGTAGCCGCCCACTTCCTTTCGACTCGACAAGGGGGGGCTTGAAACAAAACGTCTTTTGCTCAAATATTATACTTTTTGTGCCAAGACCCTGAGTGACTGATGGGGATGCAAATGAATGGGTTTGATGTGTGGAAAACAAATGAACTAATAAAGACAAATGCAGTTCATTGCAGACAGAAGGAATGCTTGCCTGAGTGgtggtattttatttttggttttccaaaaatttggacaacaggacaattttaaaatgtgctttcattaaaataaaaaaaaaaaagattaacaaaaataacatttattaatTGTTCTTATGTGGAGAGACTGGAATAAAAAGAGATTTTCAATTAAAACATCAAACATTACATGATTCTGTTGTATAATCAAACAATTTATTAACTgcggctgttttttttttttttagtaggAAATAAGCAGCGACTACGCTAGAAAGAGCTttgaaatggttaaaaaattgcttttaaaagcacagattgaaaataaaatcagtcattATATACAATCATTGCATTAATTGCAAGAGGAAAATGCAACATAAATCATCAAAGTGCAGAATATTCTCAGGATCATCTTTTGCATTCATAGGGATTAAATGTTCATTAAGTGTTACTGAACCACAACACAGTTTGAAGTGGATGTTGCCAATAAAAAGCTTTGAGTATTTGATGTGTTGAATATTTGAACCACTTTAAAcactttttctattttctatCGCGTGCAGCAAAAATGTTTGAAGTTGGCCACAAATTATTTGTTAAACTGAGTGAAGAATTATTTCTGCAACatgaacacaacagaaaaataactgCAATTTCAAGAACTGACTGTGAAACTGCAGCATTTAGATTAGACGTGTCTGTTGGTCATCATTTGCTTCTCAGGAGCCACCCGCGGCctagatgaaataaaataaaaagattattacaaacatatttcacaaaggaattaaaaagaaaactgcgATGCAGCTGCGATTAAGGACACTGAAagaatttgtgtgtttgttttttttttagcaacttAGGAGAAATTCTGTTAAACAGTTAAAAGGAAAATAATGCATGTAGGtggaactttttaaaaaaaatgaatacacaGAAATACATATAATAAATCAATACAGTATTCACTATTTCTATTGTATTCCGGCAGAATgtaaaaagctttaaaacagCAGTAAGGCCTTCATAGTTTGCAATGAAACAAAGTGTAATTTCCGGGAAAGAAATATGCAATTTGGGAGTAtttacaagaagaagaaaaaaagtaatttgtgtCATACTTTTCATGAAAACTGTTATTTAGAATTAagcttgaaaacaaaaaagggattgtcaaattacacacaaaaagaaagaaaactcctaaatgtacacatttttgttttagagTTCGCCCATGCAGTTGAAGGGATTTGGATTCAAAACggttttaaaaatcaaaacccTGTTAGattcaaataaagaaataaacttaCTTTCTTTTGTAATGGTGCGGGCATCGCCGTGTTCTTattcctgcagaaaaacaaaagcgtCATTTAAATTGTTCAAATGATTGCACGCATATCATTAGAATAAAATTTCTGGAGGGAAAAATACAATGTAaagtaaatcttttttttttcaaattagtGACTGTAAATGAATGTAAGTCTTTCATGATTATTTCAGATGGACTTACGATTGCAGTACACGGCGGTGATGAtgaggagcagaagaagaaggccaCAGCCCCCAGCCAGTGGAGCCAGTATGAGGATAGAACAAAGCAGAGGAGGGGTAGCTGgttctgctcctgctcctgctgaACATGCACTAAATTACCACCTGGTTCTGTTCACAGCCTCAGAAACATGAAGATGATACAGAGTCAGAACGCAGAACTGTGATGTGGAACATTTACCGGGTTTCTTGTTCTTGTTACAATCGCAGGTCGTTTTAGTCGCGCTTTGGTTGTTTGGCGGTTTGGTCAGCGGCGCTTCTGTCgtgtctttctttgtttcttctaaAAGAGAAAAGAGTTCATGGGAAGTGTTACCAAAAACTCTCCATCATGTGAGGATTAGATCataattagaaaataaaactcACCTCCAAACAGTCGGGTTATTTttccaaatttcagctctgatCCAACCAGAGCTGCACAGCCGTAAAGGCCACTGTCTCTactttttttgaaggacttCACTGTCTGTTTGGATTGGGTCCCTTTAGAGAATATGTCAGAGTAGTTGCTTCTTTTCCACTTTTCAAGGCCACTGGAGCTGACAGATATGATGAATTCCATGCCAGAATTGTCCAGCGCTCGAAACCACATGATCGTGTGCGTCGTCGTCGACGGAGGTTGACACTCAATGTCAATCGAGCCCCCTTCCTTTACTGCTTTGTTCAAATCAGCTCCTGAAGCAATTTCTAAAAGATGTGATCAAAGGAGAGCAGCAATCACTCACTTCTCTGTATTCAGgaacaaaagtaaaaaactaAATCACAAATCAAGTGCTACTTAGCTTGAACTTACTTTGATAAAACATCAGAATCACCAGAATCTGAATccatttttggtccattttagTCTCGCAGATGACAACAGTTGCCAAACACGTCTTTGTGGTGTTTATTGGAACCTGCTGGGAGATAATTCAGTGAGATATGAAACCACGCCCCAGCTGTAACCTTCTTCTATGCTGTGTCGAATGGGATCATTGCAGCAGAGCGCTGCAGAGGCCTCCTGCAGCACAGTCGTGGTCTGCACCCTGTTTTGAAGTGAAGCCCACCTGATCTGCACTCCACTCCTGTGCCTCTGGTTTGAAGCATCGAACAGCTCGGCTTCATCCACGATCTACTGGCACACAAACGCAGCAGCACACAGTGTGTGGgctgaaacaacaaaaagatgggGTAAAAAACTGCAAACTGAATGCACCATGTCAAGTCTGTGAAGCAGCCCACTTTACACAACTCTATATCATGTCTGCACAAATCCAAAAATGACTTTGAGGAAACAGCAAGTCAGAGTTTGTCTATATTGTGCAAACTTTGACCTGCTGAGGCGTCAAGACTCCCACCTAGCTCTGCGGTTGactttgacctctgacctctgagtGTTgacatcttcaaaaaaaatcccaaaatgacTTTCAGTCAGTAGAAAACCATAAAAGGGTCTTAAGATTAGTCTTAACGCCAATATTCCCTATTTTGAGTCTGAACTTGCTgtgaaatatttgcaaaatgcCATGAATCTACTcgtaaaattgcacaaaaaagaaaatcacgtGGCATAAATACCACAAACATAATACAAGTCATAGAATatgaaagtaaataaaatacatcaaCATATTCTTGACATTGAAggtagaaaatgaaaataagaatGCATATGCGCTGTTACATTTCACCTTACTGCCCGCTGTGTTGTGGTTTCACTGATTCAAAATGGCAGTGTGAATGAGGACAGGAAATAGTCCTCAAGACGGAATGCAGCTTGAGTCGTCTAAAGTTGCTTCTTCTCTTCAGTGTAGCACTCTACCTGCTAGTTGTGGTTTCAGGTTTTATCTTTAGTTTACAGCCACTCCGCTCATCTACACAAAACTCACACCTAGTAATGAATCAACACATCGCTCTATTTTAAGCCGATAATGTCGTTATTTAtgaacttttattcatgtgtgacattttgggcaGATCAGTTCACCTCACATGATTAGTGTTGCATTGTATGGGCAACCACTGCTAACACCCAACAGAACGCTCAATCATTGCAGCAAGCTGGAAGTTTAAACCTCTAGATGGCAGCAACAGCAGGATTCAGATCAGTAAATCACCCAATTCTGTCACAAAACTGCAGCCGCTGCACAGTGCAGCCACTGAAACCTGTGAAAAGTGTGTTAAATTTGCGGCCACAGGCTAATCAGTGATGTCACTGCAGGTGTTTTTCAGCTAGGAAAGCGGTGAAAGATCAAACACCTGCTGCGACGTCAGGGTTTGAGGCGCGGCTCAGACCTGCAGAGAGTTTCCCAGCTCTAATGTTACCAGTGAGATAAAATGGTGCTTCATTTTCATAGTTAGCAGGGCTGGTTTGGTTCAGCCTTGAGAGCTCTAAACACTGAGTAgaaagataagataatcctttattactccccacgtcaggggaaatttccagTGTTAtgtacagcagcaaacatcTTTCAAAGCAGCACTAACCATATGTacagtaatgataataattataataacaataatatgcACAATATATACAAGAATGAAGAATGAATAAAGACAGTATTACTACACTGGAAGTGGCATCACTATAAAGTCTGTGTTATTCAGCCGAGAGATTTTAGCTGTGCATTATGCACCACAGGAAAAGCAGAATCCACTGACTGAGCAACACGTGAGTAAAAGTAAGGTTCTGTCAGGTTCTGCTGGTGCAGTTTTAACAattcatctaaaaaaaactaattatatTGCTGAAATATTCCCTTCAGAATTTGGAGAACGGTTACCTGATTGCtgctaaaaataaatagtttctCTGAGATGGGGTGGTATGTGTTACTTACCCATTGTGTTACTAAAAAATCAGTAAAGTTTAGTCTGCATTTAAAGTATGTTCACCACTTTAACAGCTATTCCTGATGGCGAACAGATGCATGTATATCCCTCCGTGCTctctttaaagacaaaaaacagcaattttttTCAGTATAAAATAATAACCACAATCATAATaatcacacaaaaatacattttacagaaCATGGAAGTTGCTGGTTTATTGCTGTCTTGATGACTTAGTTTGAACACAATACACAGGatccaaaccaaaacaaaatcacattttttgtcaatggAGTCTGctgattttctattttctgctgCAGGGGTCCACACTCTGAAATAGGTCCATCCTAAGTAGGTCAGGGGATTCCCAGTCCTATTTCAGGCAAGTGATGCTCTCTGTGACACGCAGGATGACAGAGGACTTTAAAATCACCATCGTgaaactgtagatcagctggtTATTCCCCTTGACACGTATGAACAGCAACCCTCATTTACCTTTTTGGTTTCTCATTTGGTTTCTCATGCTCTATGCTTCTCCTGGGCCTAAAGCAGCATCTAGGAATTTATGGTATTGATGCcccaagtgtgtgtgtatgcatcagccataacattatgaccactgacaggtgaagtgaacaacactgatcatcttgttataatgcaatgttctgctgggaaatggTAAGACTCACCTAAACACAGCAGGTCAAGCAACTTCCCATGGCAACaacagtccttgatgccagttaccaccctcagcaggacaacgcACCCTGACATACCCCAAAACTGCTCAGGTGTGGCCTGgggaacatgacagagctaaggtgttcacctCGGTTCCACACtccaaataaaaatgttatagAGCGTCTGTGGGAGGTGTCAGGATAAGTCTGatcaggggcggatccagattaattttagttggggggcacaggggggtacaacagatatctTGGGGGGCCACCGAAAAAgtgtaagaaaaataaaagctgctaccgacctctcgcttttacaaagtatttttcatgtttgtttttttttttggctctttaactcaataggaaagctgtatatgactttttcattttggactgttaacatttaaattatgatggacttgtttccttgtttatgtgaattacagcatcattagctgcagcatctgcctgttatgtaaaactggtaagctcaacaacagtatcctgagggcaattaagtgacaagtattgtgcaagaacagcactatagaCAACCCCGTcagtttccacttcttagaatgtttctgaaaattatcacacctaaaataagaaataatattctgtactattaacaactagttctcagctgtatacCATAAACATCATAAGGTTCTGtatgctaatcagtctaaatcaaaatgagtactacccaatacacagtgaacaacaacaatctgtacccttgatctgtggtaaaataatctgaaatattctgtgcagtaatgtaaattttaaaatacaataaaatacagtaagtagcactctatacatgtaatagtaaacctgagaacaataataaacagtaacaatattccatattcttaagtcatttaatagtgcacagctcagcaaacatcatagtgttctgtaTAGAagtcacaaaaagctgctctcaataatctttcacagtgagcagattttcttgtgttgcaggtccatggtccagacgtggccaTTGAACAGGCTGGGGGGTCTGACACCGTgtacttcctagagcacctcctctttttgcattcttcatatgagatggaaataaagtaacgctGTTTTAGCACGTTGATCAAAGACCTGcaggtgtgaagcaggaagccctccataatgaggatgtgagtctcctcctcctccttctggtCAGACTTCGGGACGATcgctgtgtccagggtgttattaacacCATGAGAGCAACACACCATATTATGATGTTTTAACAGTaaaggttctactatgaaaccagttggacatgttcaggcgttctttgtgtgaaactcagagatttcaggtatcagaagatGGTTTTCAACTTCTTTatgaactttctgcttcaattttaaactaaatttacttcactaagccaaccctctggacttccagtaagctgtgttcctattggctgtccaggtggctgcttggtgttatcaggaacacctgagcagctcagtgtctttctgctttatgtctgcagtcaaacatttcctctgcttctcttcactgaactgtgtttggctctgttgctttagtttgttttttaggtgttggcttgcagcttccagcagtaaaatcctctttaatgtgtttcttggtgtgttttagggctttgtactgaatagttgtcttggtaaatgtggttctttagccacagttagcacatggtgctaatgtgtgcagtaattagtggatttggtgcagctgagttgtctttatcttggctgcagtgagtctttagagttttggtcagacacattctgtgttcttgtttgtgaaccaacgttggttgtccagaaggtaagagttcctgtcctgtttctgtttaaagaggttctctggtaggctgcaggagacttcagcgtttgggttgtgctagtttggttttgtaCGGTATCATTTGGACGAtgatcttgaggcccctccatgtggtttagtgaggttttttttttttttttgtaacagttctacaaagcaacctgcaacAGAAGAGGCTTAGTTTTTAgtaagttctggagaccagactttagagcagcagaaacatttgtcagcagtttgagcaggagaaggtgaggtccagagtagaaatgagaaggaaaccttcttgacctgtgtggtgaggtcctgtactaagagtttgagcaggttgtgaagagtctgtagttctttggtctaaAAGCACTAGAAGAGTTGACTCATTAAGGAGAAAACGGGAGATATTGGTGcttcttctgttgctctgcagtttccagtttccttagattgaatatcaagtttctatttttaatgatttactgtgtgagcccaagaaggcttcaataaactccctccatcccctggacacaacatattttattactatgttaaatgtttttttttttttttaatatgttgagctttaatcatagtttttttttttcttctttttgcttgtttagttttgtcatctgtgcggaaggtgctaaacaaataaagtttaattgataaactgaataactgactaactcatgattgacaacagaagtattttcattgtgatttaagggtgtTTCATTTTAAGTTTGGGGTTAATATCCTGACAGGAAAAAGAGATTACAGAAATAAACcacattaaaaaagcaattaaaggaaaaatgcatataatacaacaaaacttttagaaagaaaattaaacattaaatacaataaattatattaaacagacaaaatattcagttaattAAACAGgagataaaaatgtaattatgaaattaaacattttttcaacaaaaatattaaacattaagatgaaatattttagataatttaatatttaaaaaatacaatcaagaAGAatattaaggatttttttttaaaaatacaaaacatttaattagattaaacctttaaaaagacaaaacatttaattaaaaattaaatgtttgattagaaaattaaatcttaaagacaataaaactttaaataggaattaaacaaactacaatgaagcatttaaaaaggaaattaaacattaataggtggtaaacattttaaaagaaaaacctaaagatttaatttaaaaattaaacattgggaaagaaaaagacatttttcaaacaagctgataaaacatttgaaaaaacaacaaacattaaaaagacaaaaaatttcaaaatcagacattagaaaagaataaaaggtgagaaaagagcaaaattaaaacatttaagaagaatcaaactaaagacaaaacatttaaaaagacactagttagactttagaagatcaaattaaacagaagagacaataaaacgatcaaaaagagcaaaatcagATAAAGGTCtaaaagcgttttctagtctgaaatgaaaacatcaagttgtttctttctatgttcttggtttgaactgtggacagatttacagatttaagatatcagtccttgactgtctgaaagttaaatctaacagagatctactatGGTACTTCGAAAATTTCAGCCNNNNNNNNNNNNNNNNNNNNNNNNNNNNNNNNNNNNNNNNNNNNNNNNNNNNNNNNNNNNNNNNNNNNNNNNNNNNNNNNNNNNNNNNNNNNNNNNNNNNTGGTGCAATCAGTTAGTGTGTGTGGCTGTTAACTGAAAGGTTGGTGGGTCAAGCCCATCCAGGTATGACAGCTTTGCTTTTCATAGTCTTGTTTGTAACTTGCAtgctctcatgttttttgttgttgtgtttttttcttatctttcatgctgctggaactgtgaatttctctttgcaGATTactaaagtatctatctatctctatctATTAATAACATgaataatatgttcaaaattaattGTTATGTCGCCTCTAAGAGAAAATCTTAAAATGTGGAATGCAATACCAAATTATAtattcaaaaattcattttttacttaaatgtaattataaaattgacaaaaataccaATTCAATTATCAAACTTCCATAAACAGGCATTGCTCTCCTGGGGGCTGGTCTAACACATTTAACTTCACCTTTGTTTTCAGACTTActttatgattattttaattaaatgtattttttatttatttatgttattattttgatacattttattgactttaccattttttgttgttttatttaatgattaatttaataacattttaaaatatttaattaatatttagcatttatattttttgctttaattttattctttgcatttttcattttatttttgtgatttaatatttgactttcggattttttaatttgactatttttattttattgtgaatattttattgtagttatttttaattataaaagtaattagtatttttattttgcactattgtgctttttaaccttttcttacttttattttatgtattgttgtgattttataaaacttattgtattttcagctttatttatttcattctgtTATATgtattttggatttgttttatcattttaatatatattatttatttatgtattttttattgtatttctgatggaaattaatattagcatttatatttcagttttattcattagatttatttttctttgcagttttacatgttgtgtttcagattttatttaattctttttaattttatcatgaatattttgtgtttttttaacgttttaaaataattttcattttgttttaattattgttacttttatgtcattttaatgacatttctaatGAAGAACActaaattttgcattttatttataaattattttgaatttttcacATAATTTTTGCCTCTTCAAAAAGATTGTCACAGTGCGCCAGCTTCACTGTGCTGATCACTGTGccgatctcacctggtcaaaatttggattggagttgcTGTAAAGGCTGAGTGAGATGACAGGTTGAATTGGCATTTTCCAgcccgtcgcaggcttttattttgaaattgtgctgtgcttttattttgaaaggcagagacaggaagatctcacctggtaaaaatttggattggagttactctaaagcaggggtgtcaaactcaattcctggaggtccactgtcctgcatgttttagatgtttccctcttccaaacacctgattcaaataatcagctcatcatcaagctcagcagaagcctgataacgagcctgatcatttgaatcaggtgtgttggaagagggaaacatctaaaacatgcaggatagtggccctccaagaactgagtttgacacccctgctctcaaggctgtgtgaagctgagagtattaactgattttcaggctgacatgcagctcctgtggaggtattagGTGCAAAAAcaggtgtggcacaccaatgagtctgtgtgtgcgtgtagaCTATGCCTGAGTCCCGCTACTGCGTGTGTATGGggtggttgctatgggcccacatagcaacggtgcctgacacagacaggagtcaagtgcttctcagcagcagaaatttggattggagttactgtaaaggctgtgcgaagctgagaggttgaactgattttcaggctgaaatgcagctcctgtggaggtattgggtgtgaaggtgggtgtggcactccaatgagtctgtgtgtgtgctgggaccatgcctgcgcgtgtgtaagggcggttgctatgggccaccatagcaacggtgcctgccacagacagcagagaagtgcttctcagcagcagcgcgcaacgtctcgttctggctcTAATTGTGGGCTcaccgtgaatggtagctgaaaactaaaatgaccgtgagcgagaagaaggctgtggctatccatacatattattattttccaaatattgtgagaaatgaccgagttacagcgatttaaaaaacactgtccctccatgag
Encoded proteins:
- the cd8a gene encoding T-cell surface glycoprotein CD8 alpha chain produces the protein MDQKWIQILVILMFYQKIASGADLNKAVKEGGSIDIECQPPSTTTHTIMWFRALDNSGMEFIISVSSSGLEKWKRSNYSDIFSKGTQSKQTVKSFKKSRDSGLYGCAALVGSELKFGKITRLFGEETKKDTTEAPLTKPPNNQSATKTTCDCNKNKKPAGAGAEPATPPLLCSILILAPLAGGCGLLLLLLIITAVYCNRIRTRRCPHHYKRKPRVAPEKQMMTNRHV